The Opitutaceae bacterium genome has a window encoding:
- a CDS encoding 3-ketoacyl-ACP reductase has translation MTKTALITGGSRGIGFGIAKALAAEKWDLIINGVRPENAAQTALDELRATGVRVCYAQGDASSLECRLTLLATADAFCGGAPHLLINNAAVAPRQRADLLETTEESFDRLIGTNLRGVFFLTQALARRMVDARRRNASFTGRIINVGSVSADHASINRGEYCIAKAGLGMLTQLFAVRLGSEGIPVFELRPGVIKTDMTAAVSEKYDKLIAEGLCVQPRWGLPEDVGRAAASLARGDFDYSTGQVFAIDGGLSLRRL, from the coding sequence ATGACCAAGACCGCACTCATCACCGGAGGGAGCCGTGGCATCGGCTTTGGAATCGCCAAGGCTCTCGCTGCGGAAAAATGGGACCTGATAATCAACGGCGTGCGTCCCGAGAACGCTGCCCAAACGGCCTTGGATGAACTCCGGGCGACCGGCGTACGGGTCTGCTATGCCCAGGGTGACGCCTCGTCACTCGAATGCCGATTGACGCTTCTCGCAACCGCGGACGCCTTTTGCGGTGGCGCGCCTCATCTGCTCATCAACAATGCCGCCGTCGCGCCACGACAACGCGCCGACCTACTGGAGACAACTGAGGAGAGCTTCGACCGCCTGATCGGCACCAACCTTCGCGGAGTCTTCTTCCTCACGCAGGCGCTTGCGCGCCGAATGGTCGACGCAAGAAGGCGTAACGCATCGTTCACCGGGCGCATCATCAACGTCGGCTCGGTGTCAGCCGACCATGCGAGCATCAATCGTGGAGAATACTGTATCGCAAAGGCGGGCCTTGGGATGCTGACGCAACTTTTTGCGGTCCGGCTCGGCAGCGAGGGCATCCCAGTCTTCGAACTGAGGCCGGGAGTCATCAAGACGGACATGACCGCCGCCGTATCCGAAAAATATGACAAACTAATCGCGGAAGGCCTGTGCGTCCAACCGCGGTGGGGTCTCCCGGAGGATGTCGGACGAGCCGCCGCCTCGCTTGCGCGCGGGGACTTCGACTACTCAACGGGCCAGGTCTTCGCGATAGACGGTGGGCTCTCCCTTCGACGCTTGTAA
- a CDS encoding MFS transporter, giving the protein MTDSPAGGTPPRTWTVGTLTYTTTGLALLVVWLLWGDIAWWTRDRSAMPMMQVMLKLFDASDLITGLLLITVPSVIAMTLGPLISYWSDNHRSRYGRRIPFLLGTTPLIALSMVGLGLSPELAAILRQLLGWGPERTNTSVLIVLGICWTTFELGALTANSIFAALINDVVPRVLIGRFFGVFRAVSLAVGIAFNSFVIGLAEQHFRIIFIAIGLFYGAGLTLMCFRVREGDYPPVPPERAKASILTIYKTYLRECFTCRHYVLAIVFFALGNLAYVPINIYAVATAKSLGMSMETFGKIHVVMYLTSFVLAFPLGWLADRFHPQRVSMGALLCSSSAALISFFALKSADDFFYAMLAHGVFSGCFFTGIASFCQVIFPKLRCAQFIAAAWIVNSLMQIIFGPAFGWFLDFTGNQYRYAFLAGSCIGAAALAIGIFLLRSREPVEPAAHAA; this is encoded by the coding sequence ATGACCGATTCCCCCGCAGGAGGCACACCGCCTCGCACGTGGACCGTTGGAACCCTCACCTACACGACGACCGGCCTCGCTCTTCTGGTGGTTTGGCTTCTCTGGGGCGATATCGCATGGTGGACACGAGACCGCTCCGCGATGCCGATGATGCAGGTTATGCTGAAGCTCTTCGACGCTTCGGATCTCATCACGGGCCTGCTCCTCATTACTGTTCCAAGTGTAATCGCAATGACGCTCGGACCCTTAATCAGCTATTGGAGCGACAACCATCGCAGCCGGTACGGCCGTCGAATCCCGTTCCTCCTGGGAACAACTCCCCTTATCGCACTCTCGATGGTTGGCTTGGGACTTAGCCCCGAATTGGCGGCTATTCTACGGCAGCTACTTGGCTGGGGCCCCGAAAGGACCAACACCTCCGTCCTCATCGTCCTCGGCATTTGCTGGACGACGTTTGAACTCGGCGCACTCACCGCCAATTCGATCTTCGCCGCTCTGATCAACGACGTCGTTCCGCGTGTGCTCATCGGCCGGTTTTTCGGAGTGTTCAGAGCCGTGAGCCTTGCCGTCGGCATCGCCTTCAATTCCTTCGTCATCGGCCTCGCAGAACAACACTTCCGGATAATATTCATAGCCATTGGACTGTTCTACGGCGCAGGGCTCACGCTGATGTGCTTTCGGGTGCGCGAAGGAGACTACCCGCCGGTCCCTCCAGAAAGGGCAAAAGCGAGCATTCTAACCATCTATAAAACCTACCTGCGGGAGTGCTTCACGTGTCGACACTACGTGTTGGCTATCGTCTTCTTTGCGCTCGGAAATCTCGCATACGTCCCAATCAATATCTACGCCGTGGCCACTGCCAAAAGCCTCGGTATGAGCATGGAAACTTTCGGCAAGATCCACGTCGTGATGTACCTGACATCATTCGTGCTCGCCTTCCCGCTCGGCTGGCTCGCAGACCGTTTCCACCCGCAGCGCGTGTCAATGGGTGCGTTGCTTTGCAGCTCCTCTGCGGCCCTCATCAGCTTCTTCGCACTCAAAAGCGCTGACGACTTCTTCTACGCAATGCTGGCGCACGGCGTTTTCTCAGGTTGTTTCTTCACGGGTATCGCCTCGTTCTGCCAAGTGATTTTCCCAAAACTCCGATGCGCGCAATTCATAGCCGCAGCGTGGATTGTTAACTCCCTCATGCAGATTATCTTTGGCCCCGCCTTCGGGTGGTTCCTGGATTTCACGGGGAATCAGTACCGATACGCATTCCTCGCAGGATCGTGTATCGGGGCAGCAGCCTTGGCCATCGGCATATTTCTGCTTCGGTCACGCGAACCCGTCGAGCCCGCCGCTCATGCAGCCTGA
- a CDS encoding glycosyl hydrolase, with the protein MTPQPLELSQLEGLLRHFWMVSGMKLDSMRAEFNPAKGSPVFTVKGAYTQRGWTEWTEGFYYGSSFLQFEATGEVRFADFASSLTQCRMAAHVSHIGVHDHGFNNVSTYGAWLRLMNEGQLPADSSRAEFCELALKLSGAVQASRWSTLHEGGGYIYSFNGPHSLFVDTIRSVRVLMLADALGHTLQAENDEVMSLFTRGLHHLEATARYSLFYGEGRDHYDEAGRVAHECIFNTNDGRYRCPNSQQGYSGFTTWTRGLAWALLGFAEQAEFLSTLPEEKFATVGGKERWLRICSRAARATADWYLSNTSSDGIPYWDGGAPQLGKLGDWRSQRSLPENEWEPVDSSAAAIAAQGLLRLADFLGRSSPDGKRYRSAGLTVMQTLLTAPYLSEDPKHQGLLLHSVYHRPNGWDYIPPGKRVPCGESSMWGDYHLREAALMLTRELRGNTPLNFFGCLAKN; encoded by the coding sequence ATGACGCCACAACCGCTTGAGCTCTCCCAACTCGAAGGCCTTCTCCGCCACTTTTGGATGGTTTCGGGGATGAAACTCGATTCGATGCGTGCCGAGTTCAACCCCGCCAAGGGCTCGCCCGTCTTCACGGTGAAGGGAGCCTACACACAGCGCGGCTGGACCGAGTGGACGGAAGGCTTTTACTACGGGTCCTCGTTCCTTCAGTTCGAAGCGACAGGGGAGGTTCGTTTCGCGGATTTTGCCTCCAGTCTCACCCAATGCCGGATGGCCGCCCACGTCAGCCACATTGGCGTGCATGACCACGGATTCAACAACGTCAGCACCTACGGCGCGTGGCTTCGCTTGATGAACGAAGGCCAGCTTCCTGCCGACAGCTCTCGCGCGGAGTTCTGCGAACTCGCCCTGAAACTGTCGGGGGCGGTTCAAGCCAGCCGCTGGAGCACGCTTCACGAGGGAGGAGGTTATATCTACTCGTTCAATGGCCCGCATAGCCTGTTCGTGGACACCATCCGGAGCGTCCGCGTATTAATGCTTGCCGATGCCCTTGGCCACACGCTCCAAGCAGAAAACGATGAGGTCATGTCCCTTTTCACTCGCGGCCTCCACCACCTCGAGGCGACCGCCCGCTACTCTCTCTTCTACGGCGAAGGCCGGGACCACTACGACGAGGCAGGACGGGTCGCGCACGAGTGCATCTTCAACACGAACGACGGGCGTTACAGGTGCCCAAACTCGCAACAGGGTTATTCCGGGTTCACGACATGGACTCGCGGCCTCGCCTGGGCGCTCCTGGGTTTCGCGGAACAGGCCGAGTTCTTGAGCACCCTGCCGGAGGAGAAGTTCGCGACGGTCGGCGGGAAGGAACGCTGGCTGCGGATTTGCTCGCGGGCGGCCCGCGCCACGGCAGATTGGTATCTCTCCAACACCTCTTCCGATGGCATCCCCTACTGGGATGGCGGCGCACCGCAACTGGGCAAACTCGGCGACTGGCGTTCACAGCGCTCGCTCCCGGAAAACGAATGGGAGCCGGTGGATAGCTCCGCCGCCGCCATCGCGGCGCAAGGTCTCCTCCGCCTCGCGGACTTCCTCGGAAGGTCAAGTCCGGACGGCAAGCGCTATCGGAGCGCCGGCCTCACCGTCATGCAGACGCTCCTTACGGCACCCTATCTTTCCGAGGACCCGAAACATCAGGGACTCCTCTTGCACTCCGTCTATCATAGGCCCAATGGCTGGGACTATATCCCACCAGGGAAGCGGGTGCCTTGCGGTGAGTCGTCAATGTGGGGCGACTACCACCTCCGGGAAGCCGCCCTGATGCTGACACGGGAACTGCGCGGCAACACTCCCCTGAACTTTTTCGGTTGTCTTGCAAAAAATTGA
- a CDS encoding GntR family transcriptional regulator, producing the protein MAGSPSYRTKTELVYETLRERIVTLQLPPGSRVKIDELARSLGVSSIPVREAVARLAAERFVTVTPHTGQNIAPINRDMIQDVFAVMNGIERAAAAQVLANLTPSDIEEVNAMRSRIEAIDPQQHVEEWCAANVDFHLRIVKVARLGLAEDFLRLAFSHWQRIRLFYQRDLGVSQRARLEVEHRKITTALKNRDLAALDSVVSDHNQHALKLYLQAAAERQ; encoded by the coding sequence ATGGCCGGATCACCCAGCTACCGAACCAAAACCGAACTCGTTTATGAGACCTTGCGGGAGCGCATTGTCACGCTCCAGCTTCCTCCTGGTTCCCGAGTCAAGATTGACGAACTGGCGAGGAGTCTCGGTGTCAGCAGCATCCCGGTCCGGGAGGCAGTGGCGAGACTCGCTGCGGAACGGTTTGTGACGGTCACGCCCCATACCGGCCAGAACATAGCACCCATCAATCGAGACATGATTCAAGATGTGTTCGCCGTCATGAATGGCATTGAGCGGGCTGCAGCCGCACAGGTGCTCGCTAATCTTACACCGAGTGATATAGAGGAGGTCAATGCGATGCGGTCGAGAATCGAAGCAATAGACCCGCAGCAGCACGTTGAAGAGTGGTGTGCTGCCAATGTCGACTTTCACCTGAGGATCGTAAAGGTGGCTCGCCTCGGGTTGGCTGAAGACTTCCTACGGCTCGCCTTCTCGCACTGGCAGCGCATCCGGTTGTTTTACCAGCGCGACCTGGGCGTATCACAACGCGCGCGTCTGGAAGTTGAGCACCGCAAGATCACCACGGCGCTCAAGAACCGAGACCTGGCGGCACTGGACTCCGTCGTCTCCGATCACAACCAGCACGCCCTGAAACTGTACCTTCAGGCTGCTGCGGAAAGGCAGTAA